One window of Branchiostoma lanceolatum isolate klBraLanc5 chromosome 8, klBraLanc5.hap2, whole genome shotgun sequence genomic DNA carries:
- the LOC136441001 gene encoding arf-GAP with dual PH domain-containing protein 1-like isoform X2 produces MVERNKKALLDLLNKDGNSECADCGCGDPDWASANIGIFICIDCAGIHRMLGAHISKVKSLRLDSWSDDQVEFMTATGNLAAKAKYEIHVPPFYHRPMAKDPQVLREQWIRAKYERMEFQYLERQTYLSGYKEGFLWKRGKENSTFQQRRFILAEEDDILKYYQKADAKEPKAAIKISELNANFTPEKIGNPNGLQISWVKDGSTRNIYVYTEDGKDIVDWYTSVRAAKYNRLKVAYPGGNDADLVTRLTRTFVKEGWLYKTGPRHNEPYKRRWFTLDDRRLMYFEDPLDAYPKGEIFLGHKSDGYKALEGVPPGKQDVGNSFTIRTPGRDYLLGAETEEERVEWMDVLRKVFDRPISPQDSTVSGQMASKPRKKGSFGLFKS; encoded by the exons ATCCAGACTGGGCCTCAGCCAACATTGGAATCTTCATCTGTATCGACTGTGCGGGGATCCACCGCATGCTCGGGGCGCACATCAGCAAGGTCAAGTCTCTCAGGTTAGACAGCTGGAGCGATGACCAGGTTGAG ttCATGACAGCTACTGGTAACTTGGCAGCAAAGGCTAAATATGAGATCCACGTGCCTCCCTTTTACCACAGGCCAATGGCAAAGGATCCTCA GGTGTTACGCGAACAGTGGATCCGCGCTAAGTACGAGCGTATGGAGTTCCAGTACTTGGAGCGACAGACGTACCTGTCCGGGTACAAGGAGGGATTCCTGTGGAAACGCGGGAAGGAGAACAGCACATTCCAACAGAGGAGGTTTATACTGGCAGAGGAGGACGACATCCTCAAATACTACCAGAAGGCTGAT GCAAAGGAGCCCAAGGCAGCCATCAAGATCAGCGAATTGAATGCTAACTTCACTCCAGAGAAGATTGGGAACCCCAATGGCCTGCAGATATCCTGGGTGAAAGATGGCAGCACAAGGAATATCTACGTTTACACAGAAGATGGGAAG GACATAGTAGACTGGTACACTTCTGTCAGAGCGGCCAAATACAACAGGCTGAAGGTGGCATATCCAGGTggtaatgatgcagat CTGGTGACGAGACTTACCCGAACTTTTGTAAAAGAAGGCTGGCTGTATAAGACTGGACCAAGG cataatgagCCCTACAAGAGAAGATGGTTCACCCTGGATGACAGGAGACTGATGTACTTTGAAGACCCTCTG GATGCCTACCCTAAAGGAGAGATCTTTCTCGGACACAAAAGCGACGGATACAAAGCGCTGGAGGGCGTTCCTCCAGGAAAACAGGACGTGGGGAACAGCTTCACGATCAGGACACCGGGACGAGACTACCTTCTCGGCGCCGAAACGGAAGAAGAGCGCGTAGAATGGATGGACGTGCTTCGGAAGGTGTTTGACCGTCCAATCTCGCCTCAAGACAGTACTG TTTCAGGGCAAATGGCGTCCAAGCCAAGAAAAAAAGGCAGCTTTGGTCTGTTCAAGTCTTAG
- the LOC136441001 gene encoding arf-GAP with dual PH domain-containing protein 1-like isoform X1, with product MVERNKKALLDLLNKDGNSECADCGCGDPDWASANIGIFICIDCAGIHRMLGAHISKVKSLRLDSWSDDQVEFMTATGNLAAKAKYEIHVPPFYHRPMAKDPQVLREQWIRAKYERMEFQYLERQTYLSGYKEGFLWKRGKENSTFQQRRFILAEEDDILKYYQKADAKEPKAAIKISELNANFTPEKIGNPNGLQISWVKDGSTRNIYVYTEDGKDIVDWYTSVRAAKYNRLKVAYPGGNDADLVTRLTRTFVKEGWLYKTGPRHNEPYKRRWFTLDDRRLMYFEDPLDAYPKGEIFLGHKSDGYKALEGVPPGKQDVGNSFTIRTPGRDYLLGAETEEERVEWMDVLRKVFDRPISPQDSTAAANLVHKRGNAPVLNSILGK from the exons ATCCAGACTGGGCCTCAGCCAACATTGGAATCTTCATCTGTATCGACTGTGCGGGGATCCACCGCATGCTCGGGGCGCACATCAGCAAGGTCAAGTCTCTCAGGTTAGACAGCTGGAGCGATGACCAGGTTGAG ttCATGACAGCTACTGGTAACTTGGCAGCAAAGGCTAAATATGAGATCCACGTGCCTCCCTTTTACCACAGGCCAATGGCAAAGGATCCTCA GGTGTTACGCGAACAGTGGATCCGCGCTAAGTACGAGCGTATGGAGTTCCAGTACTTGGAGCGACAGACGTACCTGTCCGGGTACAAGGAGGGATTCCTGTGGAAACGCGGGAAGGAGAACAGCACATTCCAACAGAGGAGGTTTATACTGGCAGAGGAGGACGACATCCTCAAATACTACCAGAAGGCTGAT GCAAAGGAGCCCAAGGCAGCCATCAAGATCAGCGAATTGAATGCTAACTTCACTCCAGAGAAGATTGGGAACCCCAATGGCCTGCAGATATCCTGGGTGAAAGATGGCAGCACAAGGAATATCTACGTTTACACAGAAGATGGGAAG GACATAGTAGACTGGTACACTTCTGTCAGAGCGGCCAAATACAACAGGCTGAAGGTGGCATATCCAGGTggtaatgatgcagat CTGGTGACGAGACTTACCCGAACTTTTGTAAAAGAAGGCTGGCTGTATAAGACTGGACCAAGG cataatgagCCCTACAAGAGAAGATGGTTCACCCTGGATGACAGGAGACTGATGTACTTTGAAGACCCTCTG GATGCCTACCCTAAAGGAGAGATCTTTCTCGGACACAAAAGCGACGGATACAAAGCGCTGGAGGGCGTTCCTCCAGGAAAACAGGACGTGGGGAACAGCTTCACGATCAGGACACCGGGACGAGACTACCTTCTCGGCGCCGAAACGGAAGAAGAGCGCGTAGAATGGATGGACGTGCTTCGGAAGGTGTTTGACCGTCCAATCTCGCCTCAAGACAGTACTG CTGCGGCCAACCTGGTCCACAAGCGCGGCAACGCTCCTGTTCTTAACTCTATCCTGGGGAAATAA